Proteins found in one Coffea eugenioides isolate CCC68of chromosome 5, Ceug_1.0, whole genome shotgun sequence genomic segment:
- the LOC113770301 gene encoding disease resistance protein RGA2-like, whose amino-acid sequence MAELFVPKIIDELGDVVVKQLGEKINLVMSVEKEVANIKRKLETIQNVLHDAERRRLKEEPVGKWLEELEDITYEMDDVLDEWNIKIQKPKNEGTQQNARTQPTLWSKVRSFIPSLCSCLKQLPVRSDIASKIKSISEKLELTLKEADEFKFITSGGVPDSQDFKRIMTTSIIDESEIYGRASDKDALRNQVLSESSSQGRRGGPVISVVGAGGSGKTTLAQLLFNDDRVKNHFELKKWVCVSDPFDEKRIARAILESPEKSSLGSLELEPLLQLLKETFSGKRFLLVLDDVWTKEDSKWKPFQYSLKDGAPGSVILVTTRSLEVARVVGTTHTHQMALMSDSDCWLIIQRIAFGGRSEEWSKKKESIGQKIAEKCKGLPLAAKTMGSLLRLKDTIQQWQNVLDSEIWQLEEELSPEQQLFPHLYLSYNELSPELKRCFSYCAVFPKDHEIYVEKLIWLWMAQGYVRPRRRGESLELVGLEYFNNLAMRSFFQEIEKAEALYGLTEYIKCKMHDIVHDFAQFLTKNECHALDGTGRNSSSERPRHLTILEEGTEEEMFSSRVVDFGRLRSFLTFPIIGRVVPQNLFCILKYVRTLTLSNCGLAEIPAEIGRLIHLRHLDLSDNLFITLPEAICDLYYLETLNITDCEKLSCLPQRIEGLVHLRHLFNEGTDDLRQIPQGLRKLTSLCTLSRFIARSNSDDLAILKDLNQLERLAIEIEGEVDFGSAKLGKKINMRQMFLAFSDGTHFIETPSCIESVEPPPNLEELALGGYPGVQLPSWLVTKSHANNLTRLIINGPRNISSLHALWELSSLEELKLVKVEELECLGKEFFGVTKALHENSRDALDTLSNSESSFSAEAVAFLNLRKLHFEDCNNWTRWEDLSEDDEEVAISIMPCLEQLQISQCTKLETLPHRILSKISSLKNLNIGRCDKLMDRYSDKTGDDWIKISHIPRVDISDKYY is encoded by the coding sequence ATGGCTGAATTGTTTGTTCCAAAGATAATAGATGAATTGGGTGATGTTGTCGTGAAGCAGCTCGGGGAGAAGATTAACCTGGTGATGAGTGTTGAAAAGGAGGTggcaaatatcaaaagaaagtTAGAAACGATTCAAAATGTGCTCCATGATGCAGAGAGACGAAGGCTGAAGGAGGAACCGGTCGGAAAGTGGCTAGAAGAGCTTGAAGACATAACATATGAGATGGATGACGTCCTGGACGAATGGAACATCAAGATTCAGAAACCAAAAAATGAGGGAACTCAACAGAATGCCAGAACGCAGCCTACATTGTGGAGCAAGGTTCGTTCCTTCATCCCATCCCTTTGTTCTTGTCTCAAACAACTTCCTGTTCGTAGTGATATTGCTTCAAAAATAAAAAGCATAAGTGAAAAGCTAGAATTAACTTTGAAAGAGGCAGATGAATTCAAGTTTATTACAAGTGGGGGGGTTCCTGATTCTCAAGATTTTAAGCGAATTATGACTACCTCAATCATAGACGAATCAGAGATCTATGGTCGAGCATCTGATAAGGATGCTTTACGTAACCAAGTATTATCTGAGAGTAGTAGTCAAGGAAGAAGGGGGGGTCCAGTTATCTCTGTAGTAGGGGCCGGGGGTAGTGGAAAGACCACACTTGCGCAGTTACTCTTCAATGATGATAGAGTGAAGAACCATTTTGAACTTAAAAAATGGGTTTGCGTATCAGATCCTTTTGATGAGAAAAGGATCGCCAGAGCAATTCTTGAGAGTCCTGAAAAGAGTTCTCTGGGCTCGTTAGAGTTGGAACCACTGCTCCAACTGTTGAAAGAAACTTTTTCCGGTAAGAGATTCCTGCTTGTCCTAGATGATGTCTGGACAAAGGAAGACTCAAAGTGGAAACCTTTCCAATACTCTCTCAAGGATGGTGCTCCCGGAAGTGTAATATTGGTGACAACTAGGAGTCTAGAAGTGGCCAGAGTGGTGGGAACAACTCATACTCACCAGATGGCTCTGATGTCTGACTCTGATTGTTGGCTAATAATCCAAAGGATAGCATTTGGTGGAAGATCAGAAGAGTggtctaagaaaaaggaaagcattgggcagaaaattgcagaaaaatgtAAGGGGTTGCCACTTGCTGCGAAGACTATGGGAAGCTTGTTGCGGCTCAAAGATACCATACAACAATGGCAGAATGTTTTGGACAGTGAGATATGGCAATTGGAGGAAGAGTTGTCCCCGGAGCAGCAACTTTTCCCTCATTTGTATTTAAGCTACAACGAGTTGTCCCCGGAGCTGAAACGTTGCTTCTCATATTGTGCTGTCTTTCCCAAAGATCATGAGATATATGTAGAAAAGCTTATTTGGCTGTGGATGGCACAAGGTTATGTTCGCCCAAGACGGAGAGGTGAGAGCTTGGAGCTGGTGGGCCTTGAGTACTTCAACAATTTGGCAATGCGTTCCTTTTTTCAAGAAATAGAAAAAGCTGAGGCACTCTATGGGTTAACTGAATATATAAAGTGCAAGATGCATGACATAGTGCATGATTTTGCAcaatttctcacaaaaaatGAATGTCATGCACTTGATGGAACTGGAAGAAATTCATCTAGTGAAAGACCACGTCATCTAACAATTTTGGAAGAAGGCACTGAGGAGGAGATGTTTAGTTCTCGAGTCGTTGATTTTGGACGGCTCAGGAGCTTTTTAACTTTTCCTATAATTGGAAGAGTAGTTCCCCAAAATCTGTTTTGCATTTTGAAGTACGTGAGGACTCTGACTTTAAGCAATTGTGGGCTAGCTGAAATCCCAGCCGAGATCGGAAGGTTGATTCATCTTCGGCACTTGGACTTGAGTGATAATCTTTTCATTACACTGCCAGAAGCTATATGTGATCTATATTATCTGGAAACTTTGAATATCACTGATTGTGAAAAGCTTTCGTGCCTTCCTCAAAGGATTGAAGGCCTTGTACACTTGAGGCACCTTTTCAATGAGGGCACCGATGATTTACGTCAAATTCCACAAGGACTCAGGAAGCTGACGTCACTTTGTACTTTGTCTCGGTTCATCGCCAGGAGCAACTCTGATGATTTGGCAATTCTGAAGGACCTTAACCAACTCGAAAGATTGGCTATTGAAATTGAAGGAGAAGTAGATTTTGGGAGTGCAAAACTTGGCAAGAAAATCAACATGCGTCAAATGTTTTTGGCCTTTAGCGATGGGACCCACTTTATAGAAACTCCAAGTTGCATTGAAAGCGTGGAACCACCTCCAAACTTGGAAGAACTTGCGCTAGGTGGCTATCCAGGAGTCCAGTTACCAAGTTGGCTTGTGACGAAATCTCACGCCAATAACTTGACGAGGCTAATTATCAACGGGCCCCGTAACATCTCATCCTTGCATGCCTTGTGGGAGCTATCATCCCTAGAAGAGCTCAAGCTCGTGAAAGTGGAAGAGCTGGAATGTTTGGGTAAGGAATTCTTCGGAGTTACAAAAGCACTACATGAGAATAGTCGTGATGCTCTTGATACATTGTCAAACTCCGAGTCATCATTCTCAGCTGAAGCAGTGGCATttttgaatttgagaaaattacaTTTTGAGGACTGCAACAATTGGACACGTTGGGAAGACTTaagtgaagatgatgaagaagttGCTATCTCTATCATGCCATGTCTGGAGCAGCTACAAATTAGTCAATGTACAAAGCTCGAGACTCTACCACATCGCATCCTCAGCAAGATATCATCTCTcaaaaatttgaatattggACGTTGCGACAAATTGATGGATCGTTACTCTGACAAAACAGGAGATGACTGGATAAAGATATCACACATTCCTCGAGTTGACATATCTGACAAATATTATTAA